ATCGATTCATTGGTCGCCAACTGGAGAATTAAGATGTCCATCACTATTGTGCCTTATCATTTGTGGGGTTCATCTGATGAGCAATCTGGATCATTGATTGTCGTGCCATGTGGATGATAAGAGTTCAGCCCGCCAGATATGGAAACTGGATTGGGTTTCTTTTCCTTAATTCGCCAGTTAAATGTCTATTGCACTGTCATTTTTTCTGGGTGGTTGTTGAGAATTGATGTTAATCTGAATTGCTCTATTTGTTCGATGAATTGTTTTGGACTTTGGATTGAATTGGATGGTGGTGCAGTTTTAGTGTGCTAATCTAATTTTGTTAACTTTGTGTTGTCCTGCTATTCATCGATTATCCAAAGCTTGAAGAATTCAACTCCCTTCTTTTGTCCCATTTTTGTCATTCATGGTTACCTCGTactatcaaaggttttaaatgTTGGACTGTATCAAATTGGATCAGGAGTGAATCACCATAAATTCATCTGGGGCGATATGATACAAATGTATGTATCATGGTATGGCATGTATAAAAAGTACCGTTCTTACCGATTTGTATTGTTGATACATTCCAATACCAGACATAGTATTAGAATGTCCATCTACCTGCCAGATAATTTAAATGTAATTCAATATTGGACCAAGGTCAATAACATCTGAAGGTTCCATTTCTTATTGGAGTGTATGATGATAAATTCATCCATTGTTACCGTGCTTCAAAATTCAaacaatattttgaacctttCTTGAATACATTTTATGATACCAgttcttgttttattttgttttgttttgttttttctctgATTGTATGGTATCATGAGTCCTGTTCAGCTTCTTATCTCATGCAATCTTTGGTAGTTGCAAGGTTTGATGTAGAAATATCTGCTACCTCATTTAGCTACAACACTGTCTTCACACCATCTATGAAGAAAAGATTTTTGCCTCCTTAGCTACCTCACTCTTAGAACCCCTACCTTCTAGGTTTCTCGAACTCTTTCCCCAGTATAGAGCCCCAAATAAAAGTTCGTTCCTTCGTAGGCACGGCATTAGCTGTAGATTATAACTGTTGATAGTTACAATGGACCTTGCACCAAAATAAAACTGGCTTCTTTCTGATTTGTTTTTTTCCAATGCACGATTATGCATCagctagaatctacaagaaaatgcCTTCTCGAATAGTGTTCCATTAATCAGTTTGGAGAATCTTTTAACAAATATCAAAACCATGATACATGATTCTAATTAATGTTTATTTAATACAGCAACTTAATTCGTGAATCTCTCACATCTTATTTATGGGGTGCACTCCAATGGTACTGGAACCACCATAGCCTTACAATGGTACTGGCCAgatgtgggtccacatgatgtattcacaccatccaacccatccatcagatgcatcacctcaCGAAACCCCTAGGGACCAATACTCATCCCAATCCAAAACTGAATTGGGCCACATAAAAGGAAATGAACTGGGAGGGAACACCTACCCTTGAATTTAACAGGGGCACACCTGAGTCATAAAAAAACCTGGCTTGATCCTTCATCAACCCTAGGTGAAGGGGTCTGAACGGACTGGATTCCATATATACAACACAGTAGCTCCCTCTCTATAGACAATAGTGGTCTTTCCCTCTCAACATGTTCcatgtgctatggcccacctgagttttggatcgggctgatttttgggctgtttatttatttatttattttaggcgaagcatctgatggatgggttgtaTTCTGTGAACACATCACTAGGCTCCACATCTGGTTGGTACCACCGTAAGGTTATGGTGGTCCTGGTACCACTTGAGTGTGCCCCTTTATTTGTTGCCATGCATCAATTTTCTCATGCTTTAACAGTTCGTGTTTATTCCTATAAGCATCAATTCTTTCTTTCAATCCTAACTTACTAGTGCATCATTCCCCTCCATACCATGACTGGTTCTGAGCATCATTTCTGACATCAACTACAACGATAGCTTGAAGTAATTATCTCCAAGCAGATATGAAACATGCATGAGCATGAGGGTTGAAAGATAAACCTATatagagttgtttttttttttcctccaattTGTTCATTTTCATTTCTGCTATACCAAATTTACTTACCATCTGCTTTTTGCAGCTTGGAGCAAGCGACTGGATTAGCTTTTAGGTTTGTAATTGGACGGACGAAAGATGCAAAGAAAATGGCAGCTCTTCAGAAAGAGGTGGACCAATACAAGGATTTTATGCTTATAGACATTGAAGAAGACTACTTAAGACTGCCCTACAAGACGTAAGACTTAGGCTTCGGGAGGAATTCCTTCACATATTACAAATTCGCAATGTATAATTTAGTCTAGACTTATATCTCTCCTTCTAGGTTGGCGTTTTTCAAAGCAGCCTTTGAGCTTTTTGAAGCGGAGTTTTATGTCAAAGCTGATGACGACATTTATCTGCGGCCAGGTATTTTCTACTTGGCACTGTCTAATTGTTCTTTAACCTCCTATAGCATGCAATATAATACCTTTATCCTTCACATATTAGATCGACTTGCAACTCTTCTAGCTAAGGAGCGACCTCATCCTCTCACTTACATTGGCTGCATGAAGAAGGGCCCGGTCATCACTGATCCGAAGATGAAATGGTAGATTTCATTTCTATAAGCATATTCCTGGAAAACATCTAAATTTTGTATGGGGTTTGTAAGTGGGAATGCACTTCTTGCTCTGTTATACAATTTTTGTATATTGGCATTGGTCTGTTTTACAATAAACCAGGGGGAAAACAAtgtgtatatatgtgtatgtatattgTGTACACAATTAATCAAGGGATATTTTTACCAAAAATTTCAGGTATGAAAAATCAGGACATTTAATCGGAAACGAGTATTTCTTGCATGCTTATGGTCCTATATATGCTCTGTCCGCAGAGGTGGTGGCAGCACTGGCAATTGCAAAAAATGACAGGTCAGCTACTTGCTTTTGTTATGCTTTACATTTTGACTCTGAAGAGCTATACCAACAACTCATCAGGTCTAATACTGTTGATTCTTTCTCTTGGTCATTGACAAGATTGCTTTGTTACTCTCTCAATTTACCAATGTTGCTTTCCTTGATAACTTTTAACTGCATAAAACAGGATTCTTCCCATTACATAGTAGACACTTTTTATTAGTAATCCATGCATTTACTTATTTTTCATAATCAAATGTACCAAATGATGGACTTCATGGGGCTTTCAGCACCATTTGATTAAATGCTGGCAACGCAAGGAAGATCAGTCTTCATTCTGTGGCGGATATGTAGTCTATAAGAATTCCAAGATCCAAAAGTTGGTCCAATTCATGATTCAATTCAATGTTTGTCAATCCAGTTTAAATATATTAAGTATGGAATGTTAATGAGCCTAGTGGAGCCATGGACTTGCATAATACCGTTATGGCTATACACAATACTGGTGAAATGATCGTAATTTCCATGGATTGAGTTTGGTTGGCCAAGTCAAATTGAATTTTCCTTGTGGAACTTGATTTAGGAACATCAATGCTATTCCTGCTGCATAATTGTGCTTCACAACAAAGATCTTCACGTATTTTGTTGCAGTATGATAACAAAGGGGTTATCTAGGTTGCTGCAGATTCATTGTTTCATGAAGTCCCCTTTAAAGTTCTTCGCGAGTTTGTTGTTAATAACTATCATCCAATATATGAGCCATGTTATTCTTATGCATCGTGAAAGTCACGATGAATCTCAGCCATCTTATTCGTATGCATCGTGAAAGTCACGATGAATCTATAAATGAGATTCACATGGTACTCAGTATGGGATATTAACAAATATTTGTAAAAGTCAGTCTCCAGCCTGCCTAATTTGTGATGAGCTTGTCCTTTGGCCTAAGGTTGTAGAAAGATAAGACATAAATTTTTTAGTGTATTCTTGTGTAGTCCTGTGGAGTACCATACTGGACTATTCTTCATGTTAAATCAGATATATACAACCTTGGTTGGTTGTTCACCCCTTTCCACAAGTCATCCCCACATTTGGCCACATACGTGGGTTTGGTCCTCCAAGGCATGTTGGTGCTCTCTTCAACCTGCTCATGGCTAAATCAACCGGTTTCGGGTGAAATAGGAAGAACTAGAAGATTCCACGTCTGTAAAGTGCATACAACTAATGGTTTAAACTGTTGTTCTGATTTCCTCATTGACTGGTTGTGCAAAACATACATTGATAGAGTGAGTGTGCCCGCGAGCTGTAAGCTCTGCTCCTTGGACTGATTGTTTGCATCTGTTCTCAGGTTCTCTATTCCTCTCCCCAAAGAGGGTTCTTTTCACCTTTCCCTCACGTAAAGAGTGTTAGTCACTTTTTcaactctctcttccttcttatcTTTTGCTCTTTATCTCAACCCATCACTGTttcaagttggtattagagcaggcTAGAGGCGTTGATCGAAGACAAATATAGTTGAGCCCATTACTTGCATCATCAGTCATTACAAATGGCGTCAGCGCAGTAGGACAACGGGCCTTTTGAGGGTAAAGAAGAAACTTCATGGTCTTGTAGAACATGattttgtttggattttcaaaagtCAGAagcataaaaactttaaaatatgatttttaaTTAACGTAGGATCAAATCTTCATCTAGATACGATCAAATTTCATAAACTAAATTTGTATGGTTTGGATCTTACCTTATAATCATGTGTCCTTAAATGCGAAGAATTGTTCCTCTAAATGAGGTATCTCCTAATCTCtcatatgaaaggaaaaaaaaagaaagaaaagattagAAGGCTGAGAGCAATAGATGGGTGGACCGTTGTGTAGAAGGGAAGGGAATAGAGAAGAgtcaccctctctctcttcctctttttctttctgagtctctccctctctctaggGTTTGGACATCCCTTCGTGGTTGAGGGATTCCATTCCCCCTGGGAATAAATTCTATGCAGGAGGAGCTCCAAGGTTTCAAGTGATATCTTGTTTTGACACTCTGCCACCCAACGGACTTCTGTAATACCATTCCGCATCAAAAGTCATCCACTTGCCTAATCCATATACCCAAATAGACTGATGTCCCCACTTATTGTGGCATCAATCCAGGCTTCTAAAACCCAATGCAAAAGTCTAGAATGTACATCAAAAGATCTGATAATTAGATTTCTATTAAGctagataaaaataaatacacGGTGAAAACAAAAGATGCAACAGTTGAGATTCATCATAAAACCTTTTGAGAGCATCTAATCACGCCAGCCTATAATTGAAGCTTAATGTAGCATCTAAGAGGCAAGATCTAGCCACTAATCTTAGTCCCGGGCAACAAGTGGATTTTGTATTGGGCCTTAGCCGAATCTATATGTGAGAACCCAATAACACCTATGTGTCAGCCATTAATGTAGCATCAGAAGGTGCATCAAAACTATTATATCAAGATCCCTGAAAATCTTCTGCAACCTCAGTTTGAATAGTACATTACCATGTCAATCCAATCCAAGAACGAAGGATACTTAGGATACTTGATGCGATCCATCCAATACAAATATTTAATGAAGCTTCAAAATAGGTCCATATTAACATATGAATTATCAAGTACTTGTATGTGTGAAGGGCGTTGGCAATTAGATACCTGATGGTGAGATTAACAATCTCGACTCATCATCGGTTCATATCACACAAGATGACCACAAGCAAATCCCAGGTTACTCAAGCCCACTAGGGTGGCCATGGAGCTTTCAGTTGCTCGAGAATAATGGAACATCAACTCTCCAATAACCCCTCTAGGCTGTTATTTCCACTTCATTCTTTCCCCTAGGCACATAAGAGATTCTATAAGGAATCCCTACAATGCCTCGATACATCCAAGTTTCCGATCACAGTTAATAATGCAACCACATGGAAAATGGGTCACTAATGACCCTGTTCCATTCATCCATAAAGGTCACTAATGACCAAGTTCCAATCaagaaaaacaatcaatcaagtCCAACTGGCTTTCTAGGACAAACATAAAACCAATAACCTTATTTCATACCTaaagaaatattcaaaaaattcaatttgaTTACTGTTGTACTGTTTTTGTGGGATGTTTTGATGCATTGACTTGATCCATTTGAAGTTTTTGAACCCCTAAAAACTTGCTCAGACAAATCAATAGACTTGGTGTTATGATTGAAGCAGCTAgtaaaaaatcaaaataactaGTTATAGTAGGCATGAAGGAACTAAATGAGATGCGTTCTTTGTTTAAtaccttaactgcccaacattctgtcccataaaatatggctggtcttatagtcatcatataaaatttccctttcagttttgaGTGGCACACGGCGATCACATAAAACTACAGAGgtgcatctccatttcttccaccccacTTGGATTTTATGGGcagcatccttctcaatctcttaaCTAAATTTCTCattcccactcctattgttactagaATGACACTTCATACGCTGTTTTAGTCTAGCTAATTTTAAATCCTTAGATTTTATAGCACCCTTCCATAAATGTAGCTTTGTGTTTAATGTTGACACCTTAGTCttatcaatcaaaactatgtcatttgcaaacaataTACACAATGGAATATCTTCCTGTAAATTCCttgttaactcatccataaccaatgcgaaAAGGTACGACTCAATGCTATTCCTTACCCTTGGTGGAAGCCtacagtaattgggaactcacttgtcccTCCACCAGTGGTCCTTACTTTTGTTAattctccctcatacatatccttaatcaggtcaatatatcctcttgaaactactttctttcccaacacccatcAGATTAACTCTCCAGGGACCCCATCGTAAGCTTATTCTTAAGTCAATAAAGACCGTGTGGAGATCCTCCTCTCACTATATTTcgccatcaattgtctaagtaggaaaatagctttggTGGTAGACCTCCCCAACACGAAACCAAATTGATGATAGTTAGACAATTGATGGCGAAATATAGTGAGAGGAGGGTCTCCTTTATGTAGTTAGTGCAGCTCTGTAtatctcctttattcttataaataggtaccacaATACTTTTTCTCCATTTGTCtggcattttctttgatcttGCAATCTTGTTGAGCAACtatgtcaaccaaaataacccaatATCTCCCATACACTTTTAAACCTCTGTTAATATACCATGTGGTCCAATGGCCTTTcctattttcatctttctcaaagcttctttcactttatATATCATTTGGTCCAAGTGATGCTGCCTTTTTATGGTGTGTTATCTTTGTGATGTATTAAATGGGCTTTGTTGACAGTCTTTTATTTGAGACGAGCCTCTTGTAGCCACATTATCCTTGTTTAGAaaggttttcttttttcttttcttttcttttctttctttctttcttctttcttttttcttttcttttcctaacCTTTTCATTTGTCTGTTTTCTTTCCTCATGTTTTGCGAGccttcttaaaaagaaaaaaacctttGCTCTTGAAATTTGCATTAACTCGATGTGTTTTCTAGTTTCCAGTCTGAGAATGTTTAGCAACGAGGATGTCAGTGTTGGTTCATGGATGCTGGCAATGAATGTCAATCACGAAGATAACCGAGCAATATGCGATCCTCGATGTACGCCCACATCTATTGCAGTCTGGGACATTCCAAAATGTTCAGGTAAAGCAATTTCATTGAAAATTCTCTCTATGAACTTCCTATTGTTATGACACTATGACAGTTCTTGTACAATATATTTAAGGTTTTAAAGGCTTTATAAAATCAACTATGAGCTGATTTCATGGTTATGTTTCCAACCAGTTACTATTGTTCGAGCGGCCAGCACCGTGGGTTTGACTCCCCTCCCCAgcattacccgatgcacgtggttgcatgcatccgcagggaatagtctcgcctcaaaatgGGGCAGGGACACCTTGTGttgtcaccaaaaaaaaaaaacaacccggTTACTATTGTTCAATTCATATAATCATATGTTGAAATATTGATCTTAATTGTGAGAGATAGATAGTATTtcatctaaaaggaaaaaaaacgatAAAGGAAAGATCGGAGTGCAAAAAGTTGTAGAAATATGTACTATAGCGTAAGATCAGGAAAGACGGGTTATTTATTGGTACGATGTTAGATAACTGTGTACATAATTATTGATGATCATTTGTGCCAATATCTCATTCTTGCTCCATGCTGCTTTGTTATAATAGACCGTTCTTAATGCTGTCAGCTATAAGGCAttctgtaacggtaatggtggcggTAACAGCCACCGCCGTTACCTTTTTGATAtgggtcgtaacggctgttacggcccctgTAATGTCtgttacggtctctctctctctctctcttgaaaataattattattaaaaggaaaaacccgaaaaaacctatatctgccctgtaatgttgaaaaaataaattggaaaacctgtatctgcctcgTAACAAACCATTACGGGGTTGTTATGGCCTTTTTAGGGGGCGTAACAGGCCTTTAATGGTAGTtacaagtctttttttttttcgcataacggttgttacggcctTTATGACCCtataatgtgtaacggttgccacaacagatacctttacataacggccttttCAGCACACCATGGTCAGCTGGCCCTGCTAATCTGACTTTGCTTGAAGAGGATTGAGACCACTATTTGTGGTCCATGCACATGTACTGCACACCTATGtgaaatccagtccattcatcagtgTATGTGCCTTCATTAGAAATGCCAGATGGTCCACACATCAGTTGGGCTTCTTGTGTACAATAAAAATTGACAGACCAATGGTCATTCAGTATACGCATGCAGCCCACCTATTTAGTGACCACCTGATTATTGGCCCAGGCTATGTACAACATGGATCCACTTGATGAACAGGTCAGAGCTTGCTCACTTGTGATGCTTCAATGTATGTAAGAAAGAGGAATCTCCATCCTTTTTGCATGTCCTTTTCTCACTCTAAAAAAATCAGATAAACATGCACGCATCAGAATGCTTTAATGAAAGAACAATCGGTGCAATTTTTCAGGTTTGTGCAATCCTACAAACAGGCTGAGGGAGCTTCACAAAATTAGCATGTGCTCAAAAAGTCCAACACTGCCGCCTGAGGACAGGTAGTGTCAAGTCCCCCAAAAACTCTGCTGTTAGAGGTGATGACTGCATTCACATTTTATATTGGAAAGTTTCTGTTTCATGGAAAGGCAATTAGGTTTTCGCTTTTTTCCCCCCTTTGTATGAAACAACAAATAAAAGGGTCATACTCGTATTACAAAGGACCTTGAAGGTGAATGGCCTAGATCACCATGTGATGGAGTGATCATCCTTAGCAATTTGCCTTCTTTTAGTAACAAGTGTTAAGCTTGGGGCCTACCAATGATTACCCCATGGTATAGATCCTCTCAACAATATTTGTCATACATCTCATGCATCAGTTGCCAGTTTGAATGTGGTCTGGCTGGTTCTTCTTGTCATGTCACTGGAGCCAAAAGGTTTAATGGCCTTCTTTTACTTGGCAGGTAAACTCAGTTGAGCAGACTTATCAGGTACTTGTCCTTCAATACACATCATGCAACTGACCCATGCCTCATGTTGCCTCCATCAATCTCGTGAGCTGATAGCATAGCTGCATGTACAATGACGTTACCTCAGAGAGGGGGACTCAACCTTGGATTCTCCCGTTACATCTAAGTGGGGAAACGATACACTTGGCACTCATACTCGCCTCTCAGGGGGAGATGAATACACTTTCAACTTGTACTGCAAGTGACTATTCACTGTTAAGCTGTGTGCCTGAATTCCTGTGTGTAAAATCATTGAAAGGTCAGATGATATGGGTGCCTGAAACTCTTTATTGCAATGTTGTATTTTTGTACAAATTTGTGGGTGATTGACGGGCATTGATTTATGCATACTATGCAGGCAGGTGTTCATCTGATCCTTCTCATAGAATGCGTTGATTGTGTTCATATAATATCAAATTAAGCATGTGGTTGTACATATTTTTGCATCTTCCCCTTGAATCTTCAACACAAGATGTTGGTGTATTGGCAAATAGGAAAACATATTGGAAATATGATGATGCCTACATGTTGATTGATAGAGACTGAATGTTGATGGCTATCATAAGATAACatattccttctcttttcttgatGATTGACTTTCTTCCTTTTGAAATAACAAAGCATATGTCAAAGAAGCAGGAATCCCTGGTGCAAGGGCTTAGTCTCAGACACGTTCTCTGGGTAAAGGTGGTGGTGAGATTGCAAATGCTGCAGAAACTGAAAATTTATGTTTGTTGTCTATGAGGAATTATAATTGCATCTTCAATTCTGACAAGTTGAGGCTCATATGGTTTGACTATCCAGAGCATTGGTCTGTTGTGCACCACCATGGTTGGACTATGCCTCAAAGTTTCCTCTGCCAATCAGTGGATGGTTAAGAAGAGATACAACACGGGTCCGCATTCAACTGAAAACGTCTCAGGATACGTTACCACAATCTTCCAGTCTATGAGATCAAGCTATGGGAAGCCACAaagaatggtctggattacaagACCAACGAGCTTACTTGTCAGCAGAGTTGTAAAACTCGCAGACTCCCTTGAAACCTGGCTGAGTCAACTTGCCCCCATGATATTTCAAGCTTGAAGTCCTTGGGGAACTCACTCTTGAGAGTGAGTAGGTCCCTACATAACAAGAGTTTTCATGTCGGCTTGTTAGACTTGGCCTACTTGACATGACTCATGATGACTTGAACTGAGTCACTTGCCTGgttaagctatatatatataataggcaCAAGAAGTTCCAAATTCAGATCTCTGCTTCTTAACCAAAGTTCCTAACCAACATGATATTCACCTTGTGACTATCAATATTTTCCCTCGAAAACATTTTTTTGGCATAATTTG
This region of Magnolia sinica isolate HGM2019 chromosome 1, MsV1, whole genome shotgun sequence genomic DNA includes:
- the LOC131218480 gene encoding probable beta-1,3-galactosyltransferase 12 isoform X1; the encoded protein is MPPPPALLPSFSRPSPYEYPSSKDDDMDRKKTKKPLPQPAFRIPIPIIFSVICFLFGISGIFFSVFAVVRPKPLPVFRCGRIEDTLRTFHRLSNSQRSDGNDGNVLVDRPKLLGFVGIQTGFSSADRRAALRSTWFPSDTDGILRLEQATGLAFRFVIGRTKDAKKMAALQKEVDQYKDFMLIDIEEDYLRLPYKTLAFFKAAFELFEAEFYVKADDDIYLRPDRLATLLAKERPHPLTYIGCMKKGPVITDPKMKWYEKSGHLIGNEYFLHAYGPIYALSAEVVAALAIAKNDSLRMFSNEDVSVGSWMLAMNVNHEDNRAICDPRCTPTSIAVWDIPKCSGLCNPTNRLRELHKISMCSKSPTLPPEDR
- the LOC131218480 gene encoding probable beta-1,3-galactosyltransferase 12 isoform X2, which produces MPPPPALLPSFSRPSPYEYPSSKDDDMDRKKTKKPLPQPAFRIPIPIIFSVICFLFGISGIFFSVFAVVRPKPLPVFRCGRIEDTLRTFHRLSNSQRSDGNDGNVLVDRPKLLGFVGIQTGFSSADRRAALRSTWFPSDTDGILRLEQATGLAFRFVIGRTKDAKKMAALQKEVDQYKDFMLIDIEEDYLRLPYKTLAFFKAAFELFEAEFYVKADDDIYLRPDRLATLLAKERPHPLTYIGCMKKGPVITDPKMKWYEKSGHLIGNEYFLHAYGPIYALSAEVVAALAIAKNDSLRMFSNEDVSVGSWMLAMNVNHEDNRAICDPRCTPTSIAVWDIPKCSGLCNPTNRLRELHKISMCSKSPTLPPEDR